In Methanobacterium sp., the following are encoded in one genomic region:
- a CDS encoding archaeosine biosynthesis radical SAM protein RaSEA: protein MEIQELMHDIRKKAIKRMDKKSPAEQSASWSSEDLLYSGIGKAIFIILPTPGCAHALSESGGCTMCSYIADSPLENVSSDELIHIFKNLMERHEIKPKTVVKIFVSGSFLNEDELPKEARDEILKMLNEEKNIEEVVVESRPEFVREEVLKECLELLPDKIFEVSIGLESSSDYIKKYKINKGFLNDDFERAINVIKSLKSDHKITSKAYLFVKPILTSEKEAIEDAVASAKYAEDLGVDRISFCPATIHKGTLMELLWRRGSYQPPWIWSILEIIKRVRSKVKIPVIMDTSGFGTRRGPFNCKKCNKRLKNLIIESNLRQNIPEEFECECKSRWIGDVKFSDVTRSTCNITNK from the coding sequence ATGGAAATTCAAGAATTAATGCATGATATTAGAAAAAAAGCCATTAAAAGAATGGATAAAAAATCACCAGCAGAACAATCTGCATCATGGTCATCAGAAGATCTGCTCTATTCCGGAATAGGAAAAGCTATTTTTATTATTTTACCAACCCCAGGATGTGCTCATGCACTTTCTGAATCAGGCGGATGCACCATGTGCAGTTATATAGCAGATTCACCCCTTGAAAATGTTTCTTCAGATGAATTAATTCATATATTTAAAAATTTAATGGAAAGACATGAAATAAAACCAAAAACTGTGGTTAAAATCTTTGTCTCTGGAAGCTTCTTAAATGAAGATGAATTACCTAAAGAAGCTCGTGATGAAATCCTTAAAATGCTAAATGAGGAAAAAAATATCGAAGAAGTTGTGGTTGAATCTCGCCCGGAGTTTGTAAGAGAAGAAGTTCTTAAGGAATGTCTTGAATTACTGCCCGATAAAATATTTGAAGTCAGCATTGGGCTTGAAAGTAGCAGTGATTACATTAAAAAATACAAGATAAATAAAGGCTTTTTAAATGATGACTTTGAAAGAGCCATTAATGTAATCAAAAGTTTAAAATCAGATCATAAAATCACATCTAAAGCTTATCTATTTGTAAAACCCATATTAACCTCTGAAAAAGAGGCTATTGAAGATGCTGTTGCTTCTGCTAAATATGCTGAAGATTTAGGGGTGGATAGAATATCTTTCTGCCCTGCAACAATTCATAAAGGAACTCTTATGGAACTTCTGTGGCGTAGGGGCTCCTATCAGCCGCCATGGATCTGGAGCATACTTGAAATTATAAAAAGAGTTCGAAGTAAAGTTAAAATCCCTGTAATAATGGATACTTCTGGATTTGGAACAAGAAGAGGTCCTTTTAATTGTAAAAAGTGCAATAAAAGGTTAAAAAATCTGATAATTGAATCGAATCTTAGGCAAAATATTCCTGAAGAATTTGAATGTGAATGTAAAAGTAGATGGATTGGGGATGTTAAATTTTCTGATGTTACCAGATCAACATGTAATATCACAAATAAATGA
- the mer gene encoding 5,10-methylenetetrahydromethanopterin reductase: protein MKFGIEFVPNEPIEKIVKLVKLAEDVGFEYAWITDHYNNKNVYETLALIADGTETIKMGPGVTNPYVRSPAITASAVTTLDEISNGRATLGMGPGDKATFDALGIEWTKPVSTIKDAIAMIETLFAGGKTESGANLMGTKAVQEKIPIYMGAQGPMMLKTAGEISDGALINASNPKDFEAAVPLIKEGAEAAGKSLSDVDVAAYTCCSIDDDKGKALGAAKIVVAFIAAGSPPPVFERHGLDPNTGAKFGEFLGKGDFGGAIGAVDDALMDAFSVVGTPDDFVPKIEALGEMGVTQYVAGSPIGPDKEKSIKLLGEVIDRF from the coding sequence ATGAAGTTTGGTATTGAATTTGTTCCAAATGAACCTATTGAAAAAATAGTTAAGCTAGTCAAATTAGCTGAAGATGTAGGTTTTGAATACGCGTGGATTACAGACCACTACAACAACAAGAACGTATATGAAACCCTGGCATTAATTGCCGATGGAACTGAAACCATTAAGATGGGTCCTGGTGTAACCAACCCATATGTAAGAAGCCCAGCAATAACAGCATCTGCTGTTACAACCCTTGATGAAATTTCAAACGGAAGAGCAACATTAGGTATGGGTCCTGGTGACAAAGCTACCTTCGATGCTCTCGGAATTGAATGGACAAAACCAGTTAGTACCATCAAAGATGCAATCGCTATGATTGAAACACTCTTTGCAGGTGGAAAAACAGAAAGCGGTGCAAACTTAATGGGTACAAAAGCTGTTCAGGAAAAAATCCCTATTTACATGGGTGCACAAGGTCCAATGATGCTCAAAACCGCTGGAGAAATTTCAGACGGTGCATTAATCAACGCATCAAACCCAAAAGACTTTGAAGCAGCTGTTCCACTCATAAAAGAAGGAGCAGAAGCAGCAGGTAAATCATTATCCGATGTAGACGTTGCAGCATACACATGCTGTTCTATAGATGATGATAAAGGCAAAGCATTAGGTGCTGCAAAAATTGTTGTTGCATTCATCGCTGCAGGATCCCCACCACCAGTATTCGAAAGACACGGATTAGACCCAAACACTGGTGCTAAATTCGGAGAATTCCTAGGTAAAGGAGACTTCGGTGGAGCAATTGGAGCTGTAGACGACGCTTTAATGGACGCATTCTCTGTTGTAGGAACCCCAGACGACTTCGTACCAAAAATCGAAGCTCTTGGAGAAATGGGTGTAACCCAATATGTAGCAGGTTCACCAATTGGTCCTGACAAAGAAAAATCCATAAAATTATTAGGAGAAGTTATAGACAGATTCTAA